The genomic segment TAGGTGAATTTAAGGGTAAGATATTTGAGCGGATAGAAAAGGTGCTAAAACTTACTGATTTACCTATCGAGCCGCTTGTCTATTCTGAAAAGGAATTCCAGCAAATGAAGGAAGGCAATCCCTTCATAAAAGAGGTCATAAAGAGGGGGAAGATTTGCTATGCCAGAGAATGAAAAAAACCAATCAGACTACCAATCAATAATGTTAGCCGCACTTTTGCATGATATTGGCAAATTTATGCAAAGGGCAGAGGTTAAACTGAGTGCCCAGTCAGAAAGGATGAAGGAATACTTATGCCCTAAACATAAATAATGGATAGTGTGTAGTTTTCCCTCCCAGTCAGTCAGAAAGGATGAAGGAATACTTATGCCCTAAACATCCACCAAAACATCCCAATGATGATGGTTATTCCCACAAACATACCCTCTGGACAAATGAATTCTTTGAACCTATAGTTTCAAACCTACCTCCTGAAATCAATAAAACCGATGTAGTTAACCTATCAAGCTATCACCATAAGCCAGCCACAGATCTACAGACAATAATTCAAGAGGCTGATTGTTTATCTGCTGGTGTAGATAGAACAACCAACGATGAAGAAGATGAGCAGTTTGGAAAAGATGCTTACAAAAAGAGAAGGTTACGAGCGATATTTGAACAGATTGAATTAAATTATCCTCTGAAACGAGACGAGAAAGGTAATCTAAAAAATATTTATCGTTACGAACTATTACCATTAAACTTACAAAAGCAAACTATCTTTCCTAAAAAACAGAGTAAACTTAGTCCACCTGAAGGTGAACTTTTAATAAATGAATATAATAACCTCTGGAAAGGGTTTATTAAAGAATTTAACCAGCTACCTGTTGACAACTTTGACCTCTTCTTTAACTCCCTTTATTATCTTCTACAAAAGTAC from the bacterium genome contains:
- a CDS encoding nucleotidyltransferase domain-containing protein is translated as MDTLKKEFLDKGDLLYGSFATGEIHQGSDIDMVIVGEFKGKIFERIEKVLKLTDLPIEPLVYSEKEFQQMKEGNPFIKEVIKRGKICYARE